One Ricinus communis isolate WT05 ecotype wild-type chromosome 1, ASM1957865v1, whole genome shotgun sequence DNA window includes the following coding sequences:
- the LOC125369808 gene encoding uncharacterized protein LOC125369808, protein MSVQAAQISCEFCSGPHYGANCNAGGMFASSSTSSKVSADHEQVNYMRSAPGQQNNPYSSTYNPGWRNHSNFSWRNNNAGVHSFRASCKNRHKNKEEARPLELPPPAEKKSNLEELMMKFITSTETRFQQTDSALRNQQIEVSSKVKESEREKLQPILVREYQPKIPYPARLKQVEAQEQFSKLLDIFRQLHVNLTFVDVLKQMQKYAKFLKDILSNKSKVEEVAFVKLNEECSTEFQSDLLEKCHDPGSFTIPCTLRNLWVDEALADLGASINVMSTSMFNELGLGEAKPTRMCIQLADHSVKLSRGTVENMLVKTFPCHAKAKINVFEGKLEINVGDDCVTFSLPLVESPPANQVHAIYAIDGIGFACDKPAQDILIDSALHPSLPVDVCHSFKENNLHQFETSRYDTPEKGSCKFFYDRSSRQDWEWMTRHPNSAWRAPPWVSTMPIGLSPCGYMPQAPAYNAPTFSICQRGRDTAAESS, encoded by the exons ATGTCGGTTCAAGCAGCCCAAATAAGCTGCGAGTTTTGTAGTGGCCCACATTACGgtgcaaactgtaatgcgggaggtatgtttgctagTTCCTCTACTTCATCTAAAGTCTCTGCTGACCATGAACAGGTTAATTACATGCGGAGTGCACCCGGACAGCAGAACAACCCTTATAGCAGCACATACAATCCTGGGTGGAGAAATCACTCCAATTTTAGTTGGCGCAACAATAATGCCGGGGTCCACAGTTTTCGAGCATCGTGCAAGAATCGCCAcaagaataaagaagaagCTAGACCATTAGAGCTTCCTCCACCAGCCGAGAAGAAATCTAacttggaggagctgatgatgaagtttatcACGTCGACTGAGACAAGGTTCCAGCAGACCGACAgtgctcttagaaatcaacaA ATCGAGGTGAGCAGTAAGGTTAAAGAATCTGAGAGGGAAAAGTTGCAACCAATCCTAGTCAGGGAgtatcaacctaagattccttatcctgctagacTGAAGCAAGTAGAAGCACAAGAGCAGTTCAGTAAgcttttagatatttttagacaactgcatgTTAACTTGACTTTTGTTGATGTATTGAAGCAAATGCAGAAGTATGCCAAATTCTtgaaggacatacttagcaaCAAAAGCAAGGTGGAAGAGGTAGCATTCGTAAAGCTCAATGAAGAGTGCTCAACAGAGTTTCAAAGTGATTTACTAGAGAAATGTCATGacccagggagttttactattccttgcactttGCGTAACTTGTGGGTTGATGAggcattagctgatttaggcGCTAGCATAAATGTAATGTCCACAAGTATGTTTAATGAGCTGGGTTTAGGGGAAGcaaaacccactaggatgtgtattcaattagctgatcaTTCTGTTAAGCTTTCTAGGGGGACTGTAGAGAATATGCTAGTCAAG acctttccttgccacgcTAAAGCCAAAATAAATGTATTCGAGGGAAAGTTAGAGATTAATGTAGGGGATGACTGTGTTACTTTCAGTTTACCCCTAGTCGAGAGTCCTCCCGCCAATCAGGTTCATGCCATTTACGCTATTGACGGGATTGGTTTTGCATGTGATAAACCAGCACAGGATATACTAATAGATTCTGCTCTGCATCCTTCTTTGCCTGTTGATGTGTGTCactcttttaaagaaaataacttgcatcaatttgaaacttcGCGTTATGATAcacccgagaagggtagttgcaagtttttTTATGACAGGTCATCTAGACAGGATTGGGAGTGGATGACTAGACATCCTAACTCGGCATGGAGAGCACCTCCTTGGGTATCTACTATGCCCATTGGACTGTCTCCTTGTGGTTATATGCCTCAGGCCCCAGCTTACAATGCGCCCACCTTCTCAATTTGCCAACGGGGCAGGGATACTGCTGCAGAGTCTAGCTAA